GGCCTTGGCGTCGTCCGCGGACATGAAGAAGTCGCGGTCGGTGTCCTTTTCCAGGCGCTCGAAGGGCTGGCCGGTGTGATGGGCCAGGATCTCGTTGAGGGTCCGCTTGGTGCGGAGGATTTCCTTCGCCTGGATGCTGATGTCGGAAGCCTGGCCCTGCGCGCCGCCTAGGGGCTGGTGGATCATGATGCGGGCGTTGGGGAGGGCGTAGCGCTTCCCCTTGGTGCCCGCCGCGAGGAGGACCGCCCCCATGCTGGCCGCCTGGCCGATGCAGTAGGTGGCCACGTCGCAGCTCATGAACTGCATGGTGTCGTAGATGGCCAGGCCCGCGGTGACGTAGCCGCCGGGGGAGTGGACGTAGACGTTGATGTCCTTCTTCGGATCCTGCATCTGCAGGAACAGAAGCTGGGCGATGATGACGTTGGCGA
This DNA window, taken from Verrucomicrobium sp., encodes the following:
- the clpP gene encoding ATP-dependent Clp endopeptidase proteolytic subunit ClpP, with the protein product MNLITKSSSRSAVVPMVVEQTGRGEQGYDIYSRLLKDRIIFIGTPIDDNVANVIIAQLLFLQMQDPKKDINVYVHSPGGYVTAGLAIYDTMQFMSCDVATYCIGQAASMGAVLLAAGTKGKRYALPNARIMIHQPLGGAQGQASDISIQAKEILRTKRTLNEILAHHTGQPFERLEKDTDRDFFMSADDAKAYGLIDEVVKTRKDVKDEKKDEKK